The Lathyrus oleraceus cultivar Zhongwan6 chromosome 5, CAAS_Psat_ZW6_1.0, whole genome shotgun sequence genome includes the window GAAGAAGATGACATTTCAAAGCCAACTCAGTAGGAACCACATACATAAACAAACATAGTTTGAGCAAAAACCTAACAAGAAAGGGACGAAGAAGATGACATTTCAGGTTGGAAGCGAAGAAGATGACATTTCAAAGCCAACTCAGTTGGAAACGCATGCATAAACAAACGTCGTTTGAGCAAAATGGACGTAAATGATTTATTGACGCTATTTGAACAATTAAAGGATCAACTTGGCATCTTTTAAAATTGAGGGACCAAAATGGATCCCGAGGTAAAGTTAAAGGACCAAAAATGATATTTTTCCTTTATTTTGACTTCGTTGTATATTTCGACTTTATTGTGTATGTCATGATGACTTATTTTGACTCTGAATTTATATATTTCATTTTTTGCATATCGGTTGTATGGTTTAATGCTCATCACATATTAGAGGCATTAACATTTATAAATCGTCATTTTCATCTGAATAACCATAAAACTAACTTAACTTGCATTGTTTTGACTGTTTatagagatgcatctccgtaaatCCTAAACGAAAAATCCGAGATATATCTCCAGAATCAATAAATGTTTAAATGGACCTTTGAAATAGGGATGCATGATGTGTGTTTTAAAATATGCATCTCTTGATTCATGTTTACAAAATATGTTGGTGTGACTTAGTGAAATGCACAAGgtatattttaaaatatttcggagatgcatcttcataTCAGTTATAATGTTTTGACTTAAGACATGAGTGCGTCTGAATATTCATATTCGTTATATAAAGGACGTTTTAAATTTTTTATAGGATATTTTTTCAAACAGATGGgataataaataaaaaaaacaaaaaaaaaatacttttGGACTAAATAATTACTCAAATGTTACTGCAATTCAATATTCTAAAATTTTGAAATGCCAAAGCTCCGCTTTTCATGGTTAACAATTGTTAAATTTGACCAATACGACTATAACAATGGGAACACTTCAAGCtaagaaataaaagaaaaacatGGAATTGTGTTCTATATAAAGCAAAAATTAGATAGTTGTATCACTAGCATTATATAGAACGGAATCCATATTTGTTAAAAGCAAATTCATTTCCAATCTATCCCTACAAATTTTATTTTCCCCCAAATTACTGTAAAATTTCAATCCCAAAATAATCATCAGTTACAAACAACAAAAACCCAAATGAAAACCTAACAAAACATGCATAGGGGTAACAGTGTTTTAGACCGTTAATGGGAGACTAAGCTACGGTTGAGATGTGAGATTAGACTGTAAACGGATTGATGACGTGGCGTAACGTTTTATTAcaatttttttaatgaaaaaatgATAATAAGACAAAAAGGAATGCCACGTCACAAGATTCAAGGTATTTTATGTTGCATTGCAATCAAAAGCGGGAAAAAAGGCTACCGCGAAACTACCATTTTTGGTGATTTTTTCCGCTTAATATAAACGAGAAATCTTCATCTCCAAAAACCACTTCATCTTTTGCGGCGCACTATCTTTGTCTTTTCTAGGgtttatctctctctctcacacttTTTGGAACTGTGCTTCACTTTTTCCGCACAATCACGAAGGTGACTTTTTCTTTTACTGTTCACTGCTGATTACTCTTGTTTTGATTTGCATGTTTGTAATTGCACACACTCGTTGTTTTCTTTTTCATCTTCGTATCATCATGAATCGATTGAAACGCCAAATGGACTGCATTAGATGAAATGATCTGTTATTAACTCAGTAACTTCATCTTATGCAGATCTACTCAGGGTCTCAAGAAGAATGGAATGGAAATATGTGTGAATAAATTTATAATAAAAACCATAAGTGTTCATCATGTTTAATTTGCTTGTATGATGAACACAGTTCACAGATTTATGTACAGCTTTAGATTGATTCCGTTTTTCTTGCTCTGATCTCTTGATCCAGTTTATTCTATACTTCACTGTTAATCGCCTGTTTTTATTTACGTTTTATTTTCCCTTATTTGAGTTATTTCTCGTTAAAGTAATGATAAATGTCtcatttattgttattttttttgAAGTTAGTGATAATATGTCTCTTATTTTTCATTGATTATTGATGGTGGCTAGATTTTCATTTATTTTGATGTTTTATATTGTTTCTCTTCCTCTATTCTTCTATTCTAGATAGTTGTAAATTACCCTTGTGTTTCTTTGGTTAAAACTATAAATGTAACAGTGTGTCACTGTCACTGTTTCTTTGGTTAAACCTATATATGTAACATTGCATGACAGAACTAGCTATCATTTGTCCTCAAGTATCATCATCAAAGAAAGGCATGGATCTTCGTCAAGTCTTTGATAATAGGAGAAAGTCTTTGCCGTTTGTCGAAGAGAATGGCTATTCTGCTTCATTTCAGTCTGATGCCAATAACTGGTTGGGTTTCTGGTTGTATTTAGTGGCAAGTTCATACTTTCTGTTGAGGGAAAATGTCAACTTTTTCAGCGGCAGCAGAATAAAATCTCAAGAGAATGTTTCTTCATGTAACAAAAGCACACTAAATGAGAGAACGGAGAATGATGCAACTGTTGTGGATGATGCAGTTAGCTACTCTGAGAGCTTAGGGTCTCCCCGTAGTACTTGTTCATCCACCTATTTTGATACTTACTCGGAGATTTCGGATTTTGACAGAACAAGTTACTGGCACTCTTTACTGAGTCTTGAAGATGAAGACTCTGAATGGCTTTCAGATTCTATGATATCTGAGAACCTGTCAAGTCCTCTAAGCTACAGTGGTGATTCTTTCACTGAGTTTTCAGATGTAGACACACCTAGTTACTGGGACTCCTTGCTCAAGCTTGAAGAGGAAGACCGCGAGTGGAATATGGACAAAGCAAGTTACTGGCATTCTTTTCCTTTACTAAGTCTTGAAGATGAAGATTCTGAATGGCTCTCAGATTCAATAACATCCGAGAGCCCTTCTAGCCCTCTAAGCTTCAGTGGAGATTCTTTCACCGATATCTCAGATGTAGGCACACCAACATACTGGGACTCCTTACTCAGACTTGACAAAGAAGAAAACAGTGAATGGGTTTCAGACTTTAATCAACAACTAGAGTGTGTTCAGGATGGTTCTCCAATCTCATCATACAAGATAAATTGGGGTAATGTGGTTCTTCCTCCAGTTTCTACTATCTCTTCATTCAATTGTGATGAACCACTTTTTTGGCCATTTGAAGGAGAATTTGATTGGGATTCTGAGGAAAGTTCATTTTGTAACTCGCCTAGGAAAAATGTTGTTTTTGATTCAAACATGGACAGTCCTTTGGAATATTTTGCTCTGAACCAAGAGTTTGCAATTGAGACATTGGTGGGGCTCAAGGAATTTGATGGACATGAGGGGCTGGAACTTGATTATGAATTTATTGGTGATGGTTTTATGCTGGAGGAATTTCTTCAATAGATCACAAGCACATGCATAGGTAGGTTCCAAAACAAGTGTAGAGAAAAAATGACTGCAACTTGTGAATGATGTCATGACTTAGAACCTAATTAGGCCTTTAACTCCATTGACATAACCTTACATGATCTAACCTCTTTTACTGTAGGCTGTAATTGAAGAACATGTATATGTTAGGGTATGATTGTAGATATAGGCCACAACCTTTGTCGCCTTTGTTGTTATTTATCATGAACTAAATCTTTGTTCCAATACATTCAATTTTATTACCATCAATGTTATTGGGTATAGTATTGAGGCATTGTCACTGTTTCTTCAATTTACTTTCTGTATAATCCTTTTAGCTAATGTATGACCACTAGCCTTGTTGAGTATTTTTGTTCAATAACTATGCACTTTTTCAAAGCATTTGGTCAATTAAATCGTCTGCAATTGTTCAATGTAAATTATTCTACACAGCTATGACATTTTGTGATCACATATTCTGTGTTTTGAATTCTAGTGCTTCTTTTCTGACAACATTTGAATAAAATACTAGAGAAATATGCGTTTACTTTTCAATTCTTACTAATTAAATAGATCTGATCCCTACAAGTAACCTAATGCATGTATTATATAAGAAAAAACTGGTCAATAGGTACTGTAATGAAATTTTGATTTTATAATCGTAAAATAGAATAGAAAAGATCTGGTCTTCTGATACATAGGTGGACCAGCTGGTGGTCGGAAATTGAAACGAACGTTCCTCCCCTCCTAAGGTCAACTCATTGTCATGTTTTGAAAGAAGAAAACAAAATCGGGGTTTGAATTCAATCCTTGACATGAACAAATGAAAGAATAACAACGAGGCAACAAACCAATCACAAGTTTTGGACATTGATATTTCCACATCAAATAGGGATAGGAATATGTCGGATTAACTTATAAGAACCTATAACTTAGCCAATTTAAAATCAGATCAGATCtatttaacaaaaaaaaaaaaattaatttttttaaaaatctaTTTAATTAAATTGACGACTTAAACTATTAAAATAACTTATAAAATCTTATAGACCGATCtatctctttatatatatatatatatattaaaaaaatgtTAAATAATATTATCTTCACGTgtatatatattaaaaaaatgtTAAATAAATCGGTCTATACATACAGACTTTTAAGTAATATGGATTAATGAAAAACTTTAATAAAAAATAGATTTTTAAATAATATTTCAGGAAAGATAAGACTTTTAAAAAGACCctaaaatataaaataagagcTTATGGGATAGTAGACCATAAATCAAATTATACTAATAAGTTTATGGTAGATCATATTCTACCTTCTAAAATCTAGTCTATGTTAACCTATTTTCATCTTTAATGACAAATTTTGGACACTAATACTTACTTATTTCATCACTGATCATAAATTTTGAACATATTTTTAGTACTAACATATTTTTTTTTAGTGATATTGGTACTATACAATACATTATAATAAATATTTGTATatcctttgaaataaaaaaatataatgaCCTATTGGTTTCAAATAATTAAAAAAATCGTTTATAGTGTGGGTTAGTACACCTAAAATAACCGTACATATTTCTATTACGTTGTCTAAAAAAGAGTGCTATgatataatataataatataatataataatgGTATTGAAAACGGGATTATTCGATATTCCATTGTGAACATCTACATGCATTTTCTTTAccaaaaagaaaatgacaaaaAGCATGCGATCTGATGAGACCCCACAACACATTGCTCAACTACCAATAAGGGTATTTTAGGAATTCCAACCATTGCTATTGCAGGCTCTGACGTCGAAGCTTCTTCTCTGTTTCtcctttttatttcttttcttgCTTACATTCCATTTTAGTCTTTACACATCTTTGAAAACTTGTTCAATCGCATTTCTCATTTCATCACCAAATCGTACTCTCATACTCTTCTCTTCGCTTCTTCTACCTTCAGgtaattattttttttaatttttaatcttttaacttttaattttttatGATCGTGTCTAATTAGGATTTCTCTCGTATGAAATTTACTTCAATTTTGTATATTATTGTTTGATTCTCTTGTTTTTATCTTTATCGCTTCATTTTCTTACTAATCGGAAACCTTCTAATTGCTTCCCAAAATTTTGAGATTAAAAGTGAAGGAAATTTCATTTATTTGTGCTTAAACATTTTTGGAAAAAGGAATTACTGTTAGTGATAGAgatgtttttttattttattttatgtgcATGTGTATAGTTTTTTTTCTTCTTGATTTATGAGTCTACACATATTTCATCAAATAGACACTGCAATTGGATGTTTCTGATTAttgttttatttctatttttttaattcTGAGTGATATGATCAATTAACACCCGATGCTAGATTTTTATACTTATACTAATCAATAATTTTTGTTAGAATGTGAAATTGCTCATGGAAtagttgaatttgaattttttAGGTATATCAAGATTATGAAAATTGACAATACTGCATTAAACTGCGTTGTTTTAATAGTAGTATTAGTATATATATTGTGTtatgaaaatttaattaaatGTCATTATTAGGTGACATACATTCATATATCCAAATAATCTGAAACTTGGAATACATGATCATGTTAGTTATTAGTTATTACATGAGTTAATTGTTCGATTGGTTATGTAATGTAAGTGTAACGGTTTAATAGCTCGTATTAGTGGTGTATCCTATCGCGAATTCTAATTTATAAGAGTAGTTTATCTTATTAGTTCCGGGAGATTGCTTCTTAGTACCAGTTACGATGCGTGCACCGGCGATACTTGCGCAATGCTTGCCTGGCCTAGTGCCTCATGATCGTGGAAGTCTCAGTATAGCATCCTCCATTTTTGAGAAAGATATTCATCTTGCGTCACCGGCAGTGGAGATTCTTCCTTCAAAGGTACAACTCCCATTTTTATCTTCAGCCAACACATCACCCTCTAACCAACCAACAACAAAAAAGAAACTTTACCTTGCATTTAAGGCATTTTTTTTTGCTTGCTTTTGGGGTTACTGTGGGAGGAAGTGTAACGGATTTAAATATGTGCCCTTGCAGGCATTTCACACTGACAAGGAAGGCGGGGAAAATATTGACCATTTTAAGGTACGTCTCTCAGCATAGTTCATTTCATAGTAAGTGTTTTATGAGGGAGGCATAATTAGATGGTTTGTGTCcttaattaaattttttataaaaattagTGTTATTGTTGAGTCAATGCTAGTGGAAGGGTTTCAGGTTGGTTTCCATTCTTTCATTTGGTAGTATCAATAGGAAGACAATTACATAAAATTATAATTTCACTGTGTGGCCGGAAGTTCAATCATTCAATGCGTATCTTTTGATTTTTTAATTTGACCATAAGATAAAATAACTTTCTTGGTTGGGATGTGGTGCACTTGGCAAACAATTACACGCACCCCAAATCCATATCAATAAAATGGGATGCATGTTTTATCCTTTGCTATTATTTTGCCAAAAGCATGTTTACCAAATATGTGCATTGAGATCCTTTAGTTTACATTTCTGTTGTATCTTGTGCACTTTTGAATGATGAATTTACAATATTTCTTAACAAGTACTCTTTCGGCTCCTCATTTCTTGATATAAATTTTGTCTTTAACAATCTTGACATAATTTTAGAGCTTATCATATATCAGTTAGCTTAATACTTGGGAGGAAACTGATGCTATCTTAAACCTCCTACAGGGAATAGTAAGTGTTGCTGATATCATAGGGTTCGGTGGTTCAGAGACAATATCCTCAAGACAGGATGGTAAGTACATGAAATTTCATTCTGTAGTCATTGGACATGTGATAGTTTTCCTGTGAACCGGTATTTTCTTTCTAGTGCATTACTATGTAAAAATAACACATTTAACGAATTAATTCAGAGCAAAAACTTTTTTGGAATGAACGGAAAAGGACAGTCCCTAAGGTTAATGCGGTATCAGTTCAAATTATTTAACCAACCTACAAAGCCAATTTTGTGTCAGAAAAATAATAACAAGATTCTTGTTGAGGATAATATCATTTAACAATTACATATTGATATATTATACATGTAATTTTTTTTCAATCAATACAAAGGAAGGGCCATATCAGATTGATCTATCTGATTTTGTAGGCTATCTGAAAACCTGGGCCAGTTCCATTGATCTTGTCAGTGTTCTTAAGAATGAGATTCGCGATGGGCAACTGTCCTTCAGAGGAAAAAGAGTACTTGAGGTAACTTGTCTAAGAGATTATTGCGTGCTATTATGTTTTGATTTGCTTGTCTTTAATTCTCCTTGTGCTTCACTCTCTTGCCCTCATTTTTCAAATGCTCTCAACATTAGCTACTTCATCATGAGATTGCTTTCTTTTTTTCTCCCTTAATCCATATTTTTCAACTATTTAAATTTAATGGTATTTAAGAGTTTATTGTTATTTAATAATCTACTTACTTCACGTTTCTTGCAGCTCAATTGTAGCTATGGACTTCCTGGAATCTTTGCTTGCTTAAAGGTATATAGTTGCACTTGAGGTCCCAGTACTCACTATCTCTTTTTCCGAGTCGTTTGTCACTAGTTTGTGTGTATTTGGTAGCTGGAATTTATCTAGTTTGTGTAGGTCTTGGTTTATTGTAGTTTCAATACTTAAACTTGAACTACATCAGCATTTTTGGTTTAAATTATTAATGTAACCGTGTCAGAATTGGGCTTCCCAATGCAATGTTCTTGCACCTTCTTTTTATACCTTCCATGTGTTGACAAAAGTTTATAAGACACACAACAATGTTCTGGTGCAACCAACCTTAAGATTTAGGATTCTTTTTCGGTAACATTCCAAACTTACAAACAAACTCCAAGGCAAGAAGAGAAAACTTTAGTGTCTTTTGGTTGGGAAAATAACAAATAGTAGTTATAATTTCATTGGAATAATATGCTTCTTTTCATCTAAATGGCTCTTTATTTCACAGGGAGCTTCCATGGTGCATTTTCAAGATCAGAATGCAGAGACTATAAGATGCACAACTATACCAAATGTCCTTGGTAATCTGAAGCAAGCTCGTGATAGGCAGAGTCGACAGCCAGAAACTCCCCTTACTCCTTCAAGACAGACTCTGGCACCATCAGTTAACTTTTATGCTGGGGACTGGGATGAACTACCTGCTGTATTGTCTACTGTGAAAAATGATGGATATGAAGTAACACCTGGAATGAGTTTGAGCTTCTCCGAGGAAGATTTTATGGATGGATGTAGTAGTCAAGAAGGCAGTATCGTTGGACATGAATCTAGTTCAAGAAGGTCTAGGAAACTCTCGGGAAGTCGAGCATGGGAAAGAGCTAATGAGGCAGATCAAGGGGATGGTGGCTATGATATTATTTTAATGACAGAGATTCCATATTCTGTTACCTCTTTGAAGAAGCTGTATGCTCTTATTAAGAAGGTTTGTTTCTTTCCTTTCTTACTTTAATGCTATACTGATAATCTTCATATCTACGGCATATAATTCCTCTTTTCTGGTTTCCATTTTCGTAACAGTGTATAAGGCCTCAATATGGAGTAGTATATCTAGCTCCAACTAAGAAACACTATGTTGGATTTAGTAATGGAGTAAAACAGCTGAGAAATGTGGTAGATGAGGAGGGCATTTTTGGAGTTCATTTAGTTAAGGATTTGGCTGACAGAGATATCTGGAAGTTTTTTCACAAGTGAACAAGAATGCAAAGATCAGATGTACTACACTTCTATGGAAAAACAGATCTAGATAACATTCATACTTTCATACTCTGAATCACAAGCAttcttttgtttttttaattttaaatttctCCATTTTTCTTATAGCTTAGTAATAAAGGAGGTCTGCATTTTTAGAGTTAGTTGACGTGCATATTCCGTGCAAAGCTGTCTCATTCGACTCTTTTGATGTAATTTATTTTCACCACACAGTTGAAATTTCAATTGCGGTGAAATGTAGCGTGTTATTGTTGCTGAGCACAAAAGTAAGTTTTATAGTTATTGTATACACAAGACTGATAGTATCAAAGACCGGTCAATAGTTTTTAAGATTCTAAGTAGAGAAGAATTTTATATTTGTTTTGATACTTGAAAGGAAATGACAGTAAAATTGAGATTTCGGTGTTAACAATAAATTCAGTTATTTTTATCGATTTTAGTTAATACTAGTATATGTTAGAAGAGTCTAAACAAATGTTCTATCATTTTTTATAAGATAAATTGAAagatttttattttaattgtttgtaAAATAAGTTTATAAATATCTATGTATTTTATATAAGTTTGACACTTATCAACTCTCCCAAATTTCTTTGAATGCATTTGAAAGGTTAATTTACTTTGGTCGAACTTTAAAATTGTTTTTAtgttataatattttttttcaaattccAGTTCATAATCAACCTCATGAATATCCATAATCATAACATGCAAGGTGAATCATTTATCCGACAAAAGTAAGATTTTCAAAAACATGTATAAATTGACAATTAATCATTCATTAGAATCATGGTCTCATTGAGTATCTTTCAGTGATTAATGTATCCCTTAAAAATCACATAATGCATGTACTATTGAAACACTTTGCATTTCATCTAAACAACATCTTAAGTAGGGGTGTAAATGGATCagaaaaaatcaattaaatcgACAAACCAAATCAAATCgaaaaaaaatgattattttttgTTTGGTTTTAAAATCGAATTGAATCAATGAAAATCGATGTATTTTGGTTTGGTTCTCGATTTTAATTTTTAGAACCGCCAAACCGATGAACCGAACCAATGACTATAATTACACTCTAAATCTTTTATTCTACCCATCATTAAGCCCAAATTTTATATTGCTCCAATCATTCTTCATCTTTGTTTACATTTTCTTACTTTCAGCAAAACACACATCTAGAACCAAACTTTAAAACATAGAAAGTAGAGACCCTGAAAACTTATTTTCACTGAAGTACTGCTCTTGCCGCTTGACACTATTGTTTTGATAAGTTATGGTCACCTTCTTCGTGTTCAAGTTCTCTATTTTAgttttcatattttttaaaatattttttgtttcttcttcttcaacaAAATTACTTTTATCTTGTTAAAAAATAGTTTTGAGGTGTGAAACATGTTAATTCATGTGAATTGAATTTTTTTAGGTTTAATTGCAATTTTGGTTCCTCTGTTTTTTTTTTTGGAGTTTTGGTCCCTCTATTTTAATTCAGAATTTTGATCCCCTATTTTAATGTTTTTTCTACTTTTGGTCCCCTTATTTTAACTTTTGTTTTGGATTTCAGTCTCCTTTCCTATTTGGAACTAATTTTTAAGGGGggaaaagtaaaaataaataaataaggggttcaaaaatttcagattttaaaaTAGGACGATcagaaataaaaataaataaaaataggGAGACCAAAATTGCAATTAAGCCAAACttttattgttattgttgtttttgtttgttAAACTTTCAAACATCTTCCCAACCTTTTGATGCCAAGTGCCAACTTTTAAGAAcaatttttattttgtttgaaaaaatagagtataaaataaattacataaaatttattattttaaaaaataatagCATAAAACACATCGAAAAATATGATAGTGAAGAATACACCGATGAATATAATGTTTGGAAAATAACATTGTAAACCAATCAACCGAATCAAACCAAACCGAACCAAACCAATTAGTTTGTTTTGGTTCTAGTttttaaaaatactaaaaaccaaaccaaaccaaatcgTTGGAGATCTCATCGGTTCAGACATTTTTTGATCAAAAGTCGCTCAAAATCGATTCGATTACACTCCTAATCACAAGATATATCATCATTCATGGATCATTAAgatctttcttttcttttgacTATAATGTGGATGAGCTTAcaaaaaaatattgatttttttttaattcaaaaacttAAAGATAAGAGAGCATAaattatatttttcaaaaaattcacTTTCTTTGCGTCACCTTTATAACAACCATTTTGTTTTGGTGATTTTTCTTTTGTATGTTTGATATTTGATTTTTGAATTGTTTTATGTTAACATTGTATTTTTCTTTTATTACACTAGTACTACTTGaagtttctttttcaaaacattttctttttcttttctccTAAAATTGTGAACCTGGAGTGAAATGGTTCGAATCCCAGGACCTATAATTTTTTATTTATCGTGTCATAATAGGCTTGACCTTGTATATCACCACAGTTTTTGTAATCAAC containing:
- the LOC127087263 gene encoding uncharacterized protein LOC127087263; this encodes MRAPAILAQCLPGLVPHDRGSLSIASSIFEKDIHLASPAVEILPSKAFHTDKEGGENIDHFKGIVSVADIIGFGGSETISSRQDGYLKTWASSIDLVSVLKNEIRDGQLSFRGKRVLELNCSYGLPGIFACLKGASMVHFQDQNAETIRCTTIPNVLGNLKQARDRQSRQPETPLTPSRQTLAPSVNFYAGDWDELPAVLSTVKNDGYEVTPGMSLSFSEEDFMDGCSSQEGSIVGHESSSRRSRKLSGSRAWERANEADQGDGGYDIILMTEIPYSVTSLKKLYALIKKCIRPQYGVVYLAPTKKHYVGFSNGVKQLRNVVDEEGIFGVHLVKDLADRDIWKFFHK
- the LOC127087262 gene encoding uncharacterized protein LOC127087262 isoform X2, with product MDLRQVFDNRRKSLPFVEENGYSASFQSDANNWLGFWLYLVASSYFLLRENVNFFSGSRIKSQENVSSCNKSTLNERTENDATVVDDAVSYSESLGSPRSTCSSTYFDTYSEISDFDRTSYWHSLLSLEDEDSEWLSDSMISENLSSPLSYSGDSFTEFSDVDTPSYWDSLLKLEEEDREWNMDKASYWHSFPLLSLEDEDSEWLSDSITSESPSSPLSFSGDSFTDISDVGTPTYWDSLLRLDKEENSEWVSDFNQQLECVQDGSPISSYKINWGNVVLPPVSTISSFNCDEPLFWPFEGEFDWDSEESSFCNSPRKNVVFDSNMDSPLEYFALNQEFAIETLVGLKEFDGHEGLELDYEFIGDGFMLEEFLQ
- the LOC127087262 gene encoding uncharacterized protein LOC127087262 isoform X1; this translates as MTELAIICPQVSSSKKGMDLRQVFDNRRKSLPFVEENGYSASFQSDANNWLGFWLYLVASSYFLLRENVNFFSGSRIKSQENVSSCNKSTLNERTENDATVVDDAVSYSESLGSPRSTCSSTYFDTYSEISDFDRTSYWHSLLSLEDEDSEWLSDSMISENLSSPLSYSGDSFTEFSDVDTPSYWDSLLKLEEEDREWNMDKASYWHSFPLLSLEDEDSEWLSDSITSESPSSPLSFSGDSFTDISDVGTPTYWDSLLRLDKEENSEWVSDFNQQLECVQDGSPISSYKINWGNVVLPPVSTISSFNCDEPLFWPFEGEFDWDSEESSFCNSPRKNVVFDSNMDSPLEYFALNQEFAIETLVGLKEFDGHEGLELDYEFIGDGFMLEEFLQ